In a single window of the Pongo abelii isolate AG06213 chromosome 1, NHGRI_mPonAbe1-v2.0_pri, whole genome shotgun sequence genome:
- the LOC112135794 gene encoding HIG1 domain family member 1A, mitochondrial-like, whose product MSTDTSVSLPSYEEDQGSKLTQKAKEAPFIPVGTAGFAAIVAYGLYKLKSRGNTKMSIHLIHMRVAAQGFVVGAMTVGIGYSIYREF is encoded by the coding sequence ATGTCAACAGACACAAGTGTTTCCCTTCCTTCATATGAGGAAGATCAGGGATCCAAACTTACTCAAAAAGCTAAAGAGGCACCATTCATACCTGTTGGAACAGCAGGTTTTGCAGCAATTGTTGCATATGGATTATACAAACTGAAGAGCAGGGGAAATACTAAAATGTCCATTCATCTGATCCACATGCGTGTGGCAGCCCAAGGCTTTGTTGTAGGAGCAATGACTGTTGGTATAGGCTATTCCATATATCGGGAATTCTAG